In one Trichosurus vulpecula isolate mTriVul1 chromosome 8, mTriVul1.pri, whole genome shotgun sequence genomic region, the following are encoded:
- the CUTC gene encoding copper homeostasis protein cutC homolog isoform X3, protein MQKEEVKGAGRIELCSGLLEGGTTPSMGVLQVVKQCIQIPVFVMIRPRGGDFLYSDREVEVMKADIRLAKLYGADGLVFGALTEDGRVDSELCMALLSTCRPLPVTFHRAFDMVQDPVVALETLLTLGFERVLTSGCDSSALEGLPVIKQLVEQAKGKIVVMPGGGITERNLQRILEGSGATEFHCSARSARDSGMRFRNTSVTMGASLSSSEYSSKITDVAKVRTLSAIAKSVL, encoded by the exons ATGCAGAAAGAGGAGGTAAAAG GTGCCGGCCGTATTGAATTGTGTTCTGGTTTGCTGGAGGGAGGAACTACACCCAGCATGG GTGTTCTACAAGTGGTTAAGCAGTGTATTCAGATCCCTGTCTTTGTGATGATCCGACCACGTGGAGGGGATTTCTTATATTCAGATCGTGAAGTAGAGGTCATGAAAGCAGACATCCGTCTTGCCAAGCTTTATGGAGCTGATGGGTTGGTATTTGGGGCATTGACTGAAGATGGACGTGTTGACAGCGAGCTCTGCATGGCACTTCTAT cTACCTGCCGTCCTCTGCCAGTCACTTTCCACCGAG CCTTTGACATGGTTCAGGACCCCGTGGTCGCTCTAGAAACCCTTTTGACCTTAGGATTTGAACGTGTGTTGACCAGTGGTTGTGACAGCTCGGCATTAGAAGGGCTTCCTGTGATAAAGCAACTTGTAGAACAG gcaAAAGGCAAGATTGTGGTAATGccag GGGGCGGCATAACCGAGAGAAACCTGCAGAGGATCCTCGAGGGCTCGGGCGCCACCGAATTCCACTGCTCAGCTCGCTCTGCCAGGGACTCGGGCATGAGGTTCCG AAATACCTCTGTTACCATGGGAGCTTCACTTTCCAGCTCAGAATATTCCTCAAAGATAACTGATGTGGCAAAAGTAAGGACTTTGAGTGCCATTGCAAAGAGCGTCCTATAG
- the CUTC gene encoding copper homeostasis protein cutC homolog isoform X2: MMLNVDCAVARWFSTLTGAGRIELCSGLLEGGTTPSMGVLQVVKQCIQIPVFVMIRPRGGDFLYSDREVEVMKADIRLAKLYGADGLVFGALTEDGRVDSELCMALLSTCRPLPVTFHRAFDMVQDPVVALETLLTLGFERVLTSGCDSSALEGLPVIKQLVEQAKGKIVVMPGGGITERNLQRILEGSGATEFHCSARSARDSGMRFRNTSVTMGASLSSSEYSSKITDVAKVRTLSAIAKSVL, encoded by the exons ATGATGTTGAATGTAGACTGTGCAGTTGCCAGATGGTTCAGCACGCTGACAG GTGCCGGCCGTATTGAATTGTGTTCTGGTTTGCTGGAGGGAGGAACTACACCCAGCATGG GTGTTCTACAAGTGGTTAAGCAGTGTATTCAGATCCCTGTCTTTGTGATGATCCGACCACGTGGAGGGGATTTCTTATATTCAGATCGTGAAGTAGAGGTCATGAAAGCAGACATCCGTCTTGCCAAGCTTTATGGAGCTGATGGGTTGGTATTTGGGGCATTGACTGAAGATGGACGTGTTGACAGCGAGCTCTGCATGGCACTTCTAT cTACCTGCCGTCCTCTGCCAGTCACTTTCCACCGAG CCTTTGACATGGTTCAGGACCCCGTGGTCGCTCTAGAAACCCTTTTGACCTTAGGATTTGAACGTGTGTTGACCAGTGGTTGTGACAGCTCGGCATTAGAAGGGCTTCCTGTGATAAAGCAACTTGTAGAACAG gcaAAAGGCAAGATTGTGGTAATGccag GGGGCGGCATAACCGAGAGAAACCTGCAGAGGATCCTCGAGGGCTCGGGCGCCACCGAATTCCACTGCTCAGCTCGCTCTGCCAGGGACTCGGGCATGAGGTTCCG AAATACCTCTGTTACCATGGGAGCTTCACTTTCCAGCTCAGAATATTCCTCAAAGATAACTGATGTGGCAAAAGTAAGGACTTTGAGTGCCATTGCAAAGAGCGTCCTATAG
- the CUTC gene encoding copper homeostasis protein cutC homolog isoform X1 has protein sequence MKRQGAPKERKRVRIAPVQPEMTNEFLMEVCVDSVESAINAERGGAGRIELCSGLLEGGTTPSMGVLQVVKQCIQIPVFVMIRPRGGDFLYSDREVEVMKADIRLAKLYGADGLVFGALTEDGRVDSELCMALLSTCRPLPVTFHRAFDMVQDPVVALETLLTLGFERVLTSGCDSSALEGLPVIKQLVEQAKGKIVVMPGGGITERNLQRILEGSGATEFHCSARSARDSGMRFRNTSVTMGASLSSSEYSSKITDVAKVRTLSAIAKSVL, from the exons ATGAAGAGGCAGGGGGCCCCCAAGGAGCGGAAGCGAGTCCGTATAGCTCCGGTCCAGCCAG aaatgacaaatgaattTCTTATGGAGGTATGCGTGGATTCAGTGGAGTCGGCTATAAATGCAGAAAGAGGAG GTGCCGGCCGTATTGAATTGTGTTCTGGTTTGCTGGAGGGAGGAACTACACCCAGCATGG GTGTTCTACAAGTGGTTAAGCAGTGTATTCAGATCCCTGTCTTTGTGATGATCCGACCACGTGGAGGGGATTTCTTATATTCAGATCGTGAAGTAGAGGTCATGAAAGCAGACATCCGTCTTGCCAAGCTTTATGGAGCTGATGGGTTGGTATTTGGGGCATTGACTGAAGATGGACGTGTTGACAGCGAGCTCTGCATGGCACTTCTAT cTACCTGCCGTCCTCTGCCAGTCACTTTCCACCGAG CCTTTGACATGGTTCAGGACCCCGTGGTCGCTCTAGAAACCCTTTTGACCTTAGGATTTGAACGTGTGTTGACCAGTGGTTGTGACAGCTCGGCATTAGAAGGGCTTCCTGTGATAAAGCAACTTGTAGAACAG gcaAAAGGCAAGATTGTGGTAATGccag GGGGCGGCATAACCGAGAGAAACCTGCAGAGGATCCTCGAGGGCTCGGGCGCCACCGAATTCCACTGCTCAGCTCGCTCTGCCAGGGACTCGGGCATGAGGTTCCG AAATACCTCTGTTACCATGGGAGCTTCACTTTCCAGCTCAGAATATTCCTCAAAGATAACTGATGTGGCAAAAGTAAGGACTTTGAGTGCCATTGCAAAGAGCGTCCTATAG